From the genome of Nasonia vitripennis strain AsymCx chromosome 1, Nvit_psr_1.1, whole genome shotgun sequence, one region includes:
- the LOC100118338 gene encoding pleckstrin homology domain-containing family M member 2 isoform X3 — MQDYAVALEERDFNIRSLVPIYTHKSATASDSSCAHGLYIGAISEVTVYAQSLHGTVVLDGDSWLVYWLDRALRHGLRIERHGYWGTARELSHQDTVVVIHALQNVLTSIGKGRAWLYHTLSEGSFESYLACMLRDIKTLKKQYFQHALVRDADRTNQLINLLAGLENVSFTLQLDVTYLDICNYMPQRPMSGSPSGTALTLHLRSTSVSSSLASPGDSGVALDSDMDVSNETDASSYKEEDWSTDNVLKYRNNKYKLNDNCTNDNKNLERSFSSSDSGEDNNKTPKQSPVAGTKFHNSTVSKSDIINQNLTSKLDDNELNCSSLDTIKDYNFYSKSLDESKLDQTKTDAENNGIQAPYNKRSTYYSDTSYSFKKALDPRNSYVINNDTNLLELSMTISDCDNTEAPYSILNTINMTDTSILSSSGSEALVQRRQRKKKRGENKKRVSFHEDIFKMMKLDDDENYTNFSMSFAPPNSVPKKDAQRGRYSWCGHGDSPYVQKTANTRNAYSDYYSSSSSLSVFDSDADRKSNDQVANDDCAEAVQCACMAMCERGVPEGQEDPAKAMRPKIEIELEENEAQEAYIVEKECGNIVEDPPTKLEMPRLPNTKNQGKYASSSDWSDLESITTTSDYIDDRRNSAGDSGTTTNTTTSSSNSRHLASPMKKRNMTSIISGEGNNRLLAPALRQAPSKTSLLSRFLRSITERKFELKKDKKSQPRASPLYIKGAKINQQEIKDFDEALEKEIQENVTAGKREFSGEKISLKLREVFKRNIYRDKTEELYKVYKVRSSYMTNGESKPMLALLTDKTLYLTGQKGEHTYSNQFVIPYNELDVIMLIHALQIGPNAQTILISNADYEMQYLFSTGSSQTTSELITHLEIAMRRSPSKPRLPAVKELNYDDMHSLKHSILAETAVHPDEKIEHYSLIYMEDDHISPPTTPCGPTKEGDLMFRPHIYHTQHSNAPTSPWEAGYFVLKGGVVYMFTDSSQRLPKRAIPLKGGLCQGCRRIPNSHRPHTFEILLKPNKAFQFAAPDEYVASEWLQSFVQSASGLFDCSEKRDPLACSLIVTSKHLVTMKEVFPGTQRGQTLSCASIEDLSAFRVPLAQQSWCILEFACREVHESSGDWVVYFTNYRELCAFQEILETLWANTKGGEFPMSTLPPEDKLHRRCSDANKNLEQAWRYLLPIGVD, encoded by the exons ATGCAAGATTATGCCGTTGCTCTAGAAGAACGTGACTTTAATATCCGCAGTCttgtacctatatacacacataagAGTGCAACAGCGAGTGACTCATCGTGCGCGCACGGACTCTATATAGGAGCGATTAGCGAAGTGACA GTATATGCACAGAGCTTGCACGGCACCGTTGTACTCGATGGTGACTCCTGGCTTGTGTACTGGTTAGATCGAGCTCTACGCCATGGTTTGCGCATTGAGCGCCATGGATATTGGGGTACAGCCCGTGAACTTAGCCATCAAGATACAGTGGTTGTCATACATGCGCTACAGAATGTATTAACATCAATTGGAAAAG GTCGAGCTTGGCTATATCACACATTGAGTGAAGGTAGCTTTGAAAGTTACTTGGCTTGTATGCTGAGGGACATCAAAACTTTGAAGAAGCAATACTTCCAACATGCTCTTGTACGAGATGCAGATAGAACTAACCAGCTGATCAACTTATTGGCTGGGCTGGAAAATGTATCATTTACATTACAGCTG GATGTCACGTACTTGGACATCTGCAACTACATGCCACAGCGGCCTATGAGCGGCTCACCTTCAGGTACAGCGTTGACTTTGCATCTGCGCTCGACAAGCGTCTCTTCGAGTCTCGCTTCACCCGGCGACAGCGGCGTCGCATTGGACAGCGACATGGACGTCTCCAACGAGACCGACGCCAGCAGTTACAAAGAA GAGGATTGGTCTACCGATAACGTTTTAAAATACCGTAACAATAAATACAAGTTAAACGATAATTGCACCAacgataataaaaatttggaacGTTCGTTTTCATCGAGCGACTCTGGAGAAGATAATAATAAGACACCTAAGCAATCGCCTGTTGCTGGTACTAAATTTCACAATTCCACAGTCTCAAAAAGCGATATTATTAATCAAAATCTTACCAGCAAACTCGACGATAACGAGTTGAACTGCTCAAGTTTAGACACGATAAAG GATTACAATTTCTACAGTAAAAGCCTAGACGAATCGAAGCTAGACCAAACCAAAACAGACGCGGAAAACAACGGCATTCAAGCGCCATATAACAAACGCTCGACATATTACAGCGACACGAGCTACAGTTTCAAGAAGGCCTTAGATCCTCGTAACTCATACGTCATCAACAATGACACGAATCTTCTCGAATTGAGCATGACTATTTCAGACTGCGACAATACGGAGGCGCCTTACAGTATCCTCAATACGATCAACATGACAGATACGAGCATACTGTCGTCGTCAGGCTCGGAAGCACTGGTCCAGCGGCGCCaacgaaaaaagaaacgaggcGAGAACAAAAAGCGCGTTAGTTTTCAcgaagatatttttaaaatgatgaAGCTTGATGACGATGAAAATTACACGAATTTTTCGATGAGCTTCGCGCCACCCAACTCCGTACCGAAGAAGGATGCTCAGAGGGGGAG GTACAGCTGGTGTGGTCATGGAGACTCGCCCTATGTACAGAAGACCGCGAACACGAGAAATGCCTATTCGGACTACTACTCTTCGTCTTCGTCGCTTAGCGTGTTCGACAGCGATGCCGATCGTAAATCCAACGATCAAGTGGCAAACGACGATTGCGCAGAAGCAGTTCAGTGTGCATGCATGGCAATGTGCGAGCGTGGAGTTCCGGAGGGTCAGGAAGATCCGGCAAAAGCGATGCGCCCGAAGATCGAAATCGAACTGGAAGAGAATGAGGCGCAAGAGGCCTATATCGTCGAAAAAGAATGCGGAAACATTGTTGAAGATCCGCCGACAAAGCTTGAAATGCCCAGGTTGCCTAACACAAAGAATCAG GGAAAGTACGCGAGCTCGAGCGACTGGTCGGACCTCGAAAGCATTACGACTACCTCCGACTACATAGATGATCGCCGCAACAGCGCCGGTGATAGTGGGACCACCACCAACACGACTACGTCTAGCAGCAACAGTCGTCACCTGGCCTCGCCCATGAAAAAGCGCAACATGACCTCGATCATCTCTGGCGAAGGAAACAACAGACTACTCGCGCCTGCACTGAGACAAGCACCTTCGAAAACATCGCTACTAAGCAGGTTTCTGCGTTCCATCACCGAGCGTAAATTCGAGCTAAAGAAGGATAAGAAAAGCCAGCCCAGGGCCAGTCCACTGTACATCAAAGGTGCAAAGATCAATCAACAGGAGATTAAGGATTTCGACGAGGCGCTCGAGAAGGAGATTCAAGAGAACGTGACTGCAGGAAAGAGGGAATTCAGCGGGGAGAAGATAAGTTTGAAACTGAGAGAGGTATTCAAGAGAAATATTTATAGAGACAAGACGGAGGAGTTGTACAAGGTTTATAAAGTGAGAAGCTCGTACATGACTAATGGCGAGAGCAAGCCGATGCTGGCATTGCTCACGGATAAGACACTTTACTTGACGGGTCAAAAGGGCGAACACACGTACAGCAACCAGTTTGTTATACCGTACAATGAGCTCGATGTTATCATG TTGATTCATGCATTGCAGATTGGACCTAATGcgcaaacaattttaatatcaaaCGCTGATTATGAAATGCAGTACTTATTCTCAACAGGAAGTAGTCAGACTACTTCAGAGCTTATAACTCATTTGGAAATCGCTATGAGAAGATCACCGTCCAAGCCTAGACTGCCGGCGGTCAAGGAATTGAATTACGATGATATGCATAGTCTCAAGCATTCTATTCTAGCTGAAACAGCTGTTCATCCG GATGAAAAAATCGAGCACTACAGCCTCATATACATGGAGGACGATCACATTTCACCGCCAACAACGCCGTGCGGTCCAACCAAGGAAGGCGATCTCATGTTCCGGCCTCACATTTACCACACACAACATTCTAACGCACCAACTAGCCCCTGGGAAGCTGGGTATTTCGTTCTGAAAGGTGGAGTTGTCTACATGTTCACAGACAGTAGTCAAAGATTACCGAAACGGGCCATTCCGCTTAAGGGTGGCCTCTGTCAGGGCTGTCGACGAATTCCTAACTCTCATCGTCCACATACCTTCGAAATTCTACTGAAACCCAATAAAGCGTTCCAG tttgctGCTCCAGATGAGTATGTAGCATCAGAGTGGCTGCAGAGCTTCGTTCAAAGTGCTTCAGGCCTTTTTGATTGCTCCGAGAAGAGAGATCCATTGGCCTGCAGCTTAATTGTTACTTCGAAACATTTAGTAACGATGAAAGAAGTATTTCCTGGGACGCAGAGAGGGCAAACGCTCTCTTGTGCAAGCATTGAAGATCTTTCTGCTTTTCGAGTGCCTCTAGCACAACAATCTTGGTGCATACTG gAGTTTGCGTGTCGAGAAGTTCATGAGAGCAGTGGAGATTGGGTCGTATACTTTACAAATTACAGAGAGCTTTGCgcttttcaagaaattttagaAACACTGTGGGCAAATACGAAAGGG GGTGAGTTTCCAATGTCAACTCTACCACCTGAAGACAAACTTCATCGTCGCTGTTCAGATGCAAACAAAAACCTCGAACAAGCTTGGCGATATTTGTTACCAATAGGAGTTGACTAG